The Deltaproteobacteria bacterium genomic interval CCCAACCGATTGTTGGATCAAGTTTTTACCTAAAACAACCATGCCTAAAAATAAATTTTATGACGCCGTTATTATCGGGGCCGGTATTGCCGGAGCCTCGGCCGCTTATTTTTTAACCCGCAAGGGAATGAAGGATGTCCTGATTCTGGAGAAAGAAGAACAGCCCGGTTATCACGCCACCGGCAGGGCGGCCGGCGTATTGGTCGAATTCGATCTGGTCCCCTCGACGGTCGATTTGAAGATAAAGGGCGGAGAATTCCTGAGAAACCCTCCTCAGGGTTTTTCCGAAAATCCCCTTCTTCGGAAATCCGGGATTTTAATCACGGGCCAGGGGCCGACGTTGGAAGTCATGAAACAGATGGTTCCGGACCTGACCGCCCGGGGGGTTGAAATCCGGATCCTGTCCCCTGCCGAGGTCCTGTCCATCGTGCCGGCTGTCTCTTTGGAGCATATGGACGGTGCCTTTCTATTTTCTGCCGACGGGCATATCGATGTCCACGAACTTCTCTGGAGTTACCTCCGTCAGGCCAAAAGGGCAGGGAGCGAACTGCTCTGCCGGGAGGAAGTATTAGGAATCAGGACCGAACACAACCGGGTATCCGGGGTTCTTACGGGTCGGAATGCGTATTCCTGTCGCTGGGTGATTGATGCGGCCGGAGCTTGGGGTCAAAAAATCCGATCCCTGGCCGGAGCATCCCCCATTAAATTGACTCCCTTGCGCCGAACCATCATCACCTTTGATGCGCCCGAGGGGCTGGATGTCTCGAAATGGCCCCTGGTGGCCGATCAGACCCATCAATTTTATTTCTCACCCGAATCCGGCGGCCTGCTGACCAGTCCCATGGATGAAGACCCCATGGAACCAGGCGATGCCAGACCGGATGAACTGGTCGTGGCCCAGGCCCTGGAACGCCTCAGACAATTCGTCCCGAAAATTCTACCTAAGGCCCTAAAACGGAAATGGGCCGGTTTAAGGACCTTCTCGCCGGATCAGTCCATGGTCATCGGTCAGGACCCCTCCCTGAAGGGATTTTTTTGGCTCGCCGGGCAGGGAGGGGCCGGAATTGAAACCAGCGGCGTGGTCGGCCGTCTGGCCGCCGATCTGATCATCGACGGCCGGACCGACGTCATGGACGTGAGCCCCTTTTCACCGGAAAGGTTTAAGTAGCAGCCTGAGGCCATCTATAAATCTTTACACTGAGCTTATTTTCATATTCAGGCTTACTATTGGGTAGGGTCTGCCGCTGAGGCTAAAGGTATCGGACGAGATTTGAGGGAGATTGTGAAGTTGCAAAGCGAAGGGGAAGAAATCAAAGTATTCATTTCAAACCGAGAATCACGCTGTGACGAGTGCGGTGAAGGGTTCTGGCGGGGTCGGGCCACGAGAACTATTCGATATAATGAATGTTATTGAAAACTGTACCCCCTAAAAAGGGTCTATATTGTGTTTTTTGAGGGTAAAAAAGGACGATATACGAAACCAAATGGCAAGAGCAAAGAGACCTTTTATTCCCGACCAGGTCTGGCATACCCCAAGTTAAATAAGCTTTGAATTTAACCCCGATGAGATTTTCAGCAGATTTCATGGGGCAGGCGGGGCAGGTTACCGATCTATGACATAAGAGGCTAAATCCGGTCGTAATCCTCCGGTTCTGAATCTGGAACCTTTTTGAGCACTTTCTGGAATTTTTTCAAACTTGCCCTTTTCGCCCTTGCTTCAATGTATTCCTCAGTCAATAGTGCGGCCATTTTTTCAGCGGCAGCAGAGGCTACAAATTGATTAATGGAAATTCCCTCTCGTTTAGCCAATTGTTTTATCTGTTCATGGAGAGACTTGGGGATACGCAGACTTAATGCACTCATGATAGGACTCCTATTTCGACAAGGAATTCTCTTGGGTCAAGAATTTTTAAACCGAATTTATCGGCGTTTTTGAAATGACGTTTATTATAAGTTATAATGGCATCGCAACTACCGGCCACTGCAACTTCCAGGACCAAGTCATCGGATGGATCAGTCAAAAAAGGACGCCAGAGGAAAAAAATATCCTGATGCTCTCCCACATAACAAAAAAAATCCATAAAATCACCGATGTCTTTTTCGGTAATATCAGAGGAAAGCTTTCCCCGCTTTAAACCATCTTCATATTCAATAATCAAAGGAACCGATATGGCAATCGAAAATCTTTCGGACGGCAGAAGAGAAACCAGTTTGTATGAGGCACCACGTCGGGATTTTAAAGCCGCAAATAGTACGTTGGTATCCATAACGATTTTCATGTGGTATTATATATCATACCACTAAGTTACGGTCAAGGTTTATATCGGGGGTTTCTTGAATGGGGGGCGGTCCATGACAACTATTTGATTATACATCATTAGTGTTCAAGGAATAGGTGTTTTGGGGGCCTATATCGTCCTTTCTTGCCCCGTAAAAGCCTTATAGCACGCAGACCTTCAAGAGAAAATTTTCTTATCACTCTTTCAACTTAGCCAGGCAGCAGAAATAAATCCTTGACAAACTATTCGGTTAGGTGAAAATTCACAACAACATGAACTGCGATCTGATCCTGACCCCTGCGGGGCATCTGCGGCTGCAAGGGGACAACACCCAAGACGGAACGACGCCTGATGCCTGGATGAAGCGGGTCGGGGCCGCTTTTTCATCCTCCCAGTCCCGGGGGCTTCTGGCCCTGGGCGGATCGAAGCCGGAGGCGCTACTTTCACCGTCAGTCTCCTTTTGGCGGGATTTCGCCGGCCATTATCTGACCCGACTCTGCCGCAGGCCCGAATTCGTCGGGAAACATCCGGACCCCATCGATCCGCCCCTGGAATCCGAGCTGGCGGTCCTGGTGCTTTCCGCACCTCCCCTGCCGGGGGGAGAATACCTGAGTATTGAGGTCCTTGGCGGCCTGTGGAACAGTAAATCCTAAATTCCACAGGCGCAAATATTAATTGTCATTGTGAATAAAAAAATTATATAAATGAAATTATTCCACTCAATGGGTCAGGCATCCTGTCTGACAAAGGGAAGTCACTATGCCGAAATTGAATGAAGACAAAGAGGGAATCCGGGTGTTGATGATGGGAAATGAGGCGATTGTCCGCGGCGCCTTGGAAGCCGGGGTGAACGTGGCCGCCGGATATCCCGGCACACCCTCCTCGGAAATTATCGAGAATTTATCCAAGGTGGCCCAGGAACGCCATCTGTATGTGGAATGGTCCACCAATGAGAAGATCTCCCTGGAAGTGGCGGCGGCGGCTTCCTTTGCCGGGCTACGGGCCATCTGCCCCATGAAGCAGAACGGGGTGAACGTGGCCTCCGATTTTCTGCTCCACCTGGCCGGCTCCGGGACCCGGGGGGGACTGGTCCTGGTGACCTGTGACGATCCGGGGGCCCTCTCCAGCGCCAACGAAGGGGAATCCCGCCATTTTGCCCGGATGATCGAAATCCCTCTTTTGGAACCCGGGGATTTTCAGGAAGCCAAGGATATGACCAAATGGGCCTTCGAGCTTTCGGAGGAACTGAAAAATGTCGTCATGTTGAGGTCCGTTACGCGCATGTCTCATGCCAGCGGCATGGTGCGGCTGGGGAAGCTTCCGGAGAGAATGGTCAAGGCCGAATTTAAATGCCGGGGACCTTTGCTGGACCAGGAAACAGGACCTGTCTCCAGTATGCCGGTGGTTTATCACCACACCCTTCAGCAGGAGAAATTGCGCCGGGCTCGGGAACTCTTTGAGGAGAGCCCTTTCAATACCTATGAGGGACCGGAAAAGCCGGAATTGCTGGTCATTACCGGCAGCGCCTGCACCCTCTATTGCCGGGAAGCCATTCATCTTCTGGGATTGAAAGACCGGGTGGGACTCCTCAAATTGGGAACCACCTGGCCGCTGCCTCCCAAATTTATGAAGAAATATCTGGCCCTGACGGAAAAGATCCTGATCGTGGAGGAGGTCATTCCCTTCCTGGAGGACAGCGTCAAGATCCTGGCGGCGGAACAGGCGGCCGAGATCGGGATCAAGACCTTTTACGGAAAAAATGACGGGACCATTCCCATGGTCGGAGAGCTCAACCCGGACCTGGTGGCTGCGGGTCTTTCCAAGATTATGGGGGCTCCGTACGCATCGATGGATGGGGAATACGCCAAGGAGGCTCAGGAGGCGGCCGGGGCTCTGGCGCCTGAAAGGGATCTGACCTTCTGCCCGGGATGTCCCCATCGGGCTTCGTTCTGGTCCATCCACAAGGCCTTGCAATTGGATAACCGGAAGGGATTTGTCTGCGGAGATATCGGTTGTTACAGCCTGGGTGCCCGACCGGCCGGGTTCAGCACCGTTAAGATCGCCCATGCCATGGGCTCCGGCTTAGGACTGGCTTGCGGATTCGGAAAGCTGGAGGCCTTCGGGATGGATCAACCGACGCTTACCGTTTGCGGGGATTCCACCTTTTTCCATGCCGCCTTACCGGCCCTGGTCAATGCCGTCCATCATGAGGCTAACACCACCTTGATCATCTTGGACAACAGCGGCACGGCCATGACCGGGTTCCAGCCCCATCCCGGATTGCCGATTAATGCCCTGGGCCAGGCGGCACCCCAGATAGATATTGCCAAGGTTTGTGAGGCCATGGGGGCGAAAGTGGTCATACGGGACCCCTTTGAGCTGGAAGAGACGCGGGCGACGATCAACGCGCTTCTGGAGGAAGAAGGGATAAAGGTGCTCATCCTGCGCCAGATATGCGCCTTGAGCCCGGAAAAGAAAGGGAAAAAAAGTCATACGATGCGTATCGATGAATCCCGATGCCTGGGCGAGGAGTGCGGTTGTAATCGTCTCTGCACACGGGTATTCCGCTGCCCGGGTCTGATCTGGGATAAAGAAAAGAAAAAATCGAGGATCGATGAGGTGATTTGTGCGGGCTGCGGGGTCTGCGCCGATATTTGCACCAGCGGGGCCATCAGGAGAGAGGAGCCGGTATCAGTATGAAACCATTAATCCAAGATCCGTATAACATCATTCTGGCCGGGGTCGGCGGGCAAGGCAATGTCATGGGCTCCCGGATCCTGGCCAACATGCTTTCCCGGAAGGGATACTTCCTGACGATTGGAGAAACCTTCGGGGCTTCTCAGAGGGGAGGTTCGGTGATGAGCCATCTCCGCGTCTCGGCCGCCTCCACCTTGAGCACTCAAATCCCCAAAGGAAAGGCCCATATCGTTATCGCCCTGGAGCCCGTCGAGGCCATCCGGATCATCGCCGCCTACGGCAACCGCGAAGTGATCGTGCTGACCAACACCAGGCCGGTCCATCCGGTGAGTGTCATTGCCGGAGAATCCGGGTACCCGGAAATCGAGACCATCCAAAAGACCCTGGAAGGCTTGTCCTCCCGGGTTTGGCTGATCGAGGCCACCGAGGAAGCCCTGAGACTGGGGAATCCCATTCTCAGCAACATTATCATGATCGGGGCCGTCAGCGGTCTGGATATTC includes:
- a CDS encoding FAD-binding oxidoreductase; translated protein: MPKNKFYDAVIIGAGIAGASAAYFLTRKGMKDVLILEKEEQPGYHATGRAAGVLVEFDLVPSTVDLKIKGGEFLRNPPQGFSENPLLRKSGILITGQGPTLEVMKQMVPDLTARGVEIRILSPAEVLSIVPAVSLEHMDGAFLFSADGHIDVHELLWSYLRQAKRAGSELLCREEVLGIRTEHNRVSGVLTGRNAYSCRWVIDAAGAWGQKIRSLAGASPIKLTPLRRTIITFDAPEGLDVSKWPLVADQTHQFYFSPESGGLLTSPMDEDPMEPGDARPDELVVAQALERLRQFVPKILPKALKRKWAGLRTFSPDQSMVIGQDPSLKGFFWLAGQGGAGIETSGVVGRLAADLIIDGRTDVMDVSPFSPERFK
- a CDS encoding toxin-antitoxin system HicB family antitoxin; this encodes MSALSLRIPKSLHEQIKQLAKREGISINQFVASAAAEKMAALLTEEYIEARAKRASLKKFQKVLKKVPDSEPEDYDRI
- a CDS encoding putative toxin-antitoxin system toxin component, PIN family — its product is MKIVMDTNVLFAALKSRRGASYKLVSLLPSERFSIAISVPLIIEYEDGLKRGKLSSDITEKDIGDFMDFFCYVGEHQDIFFLWRPFLTDPSDDLVLEVAVAGSCDAIITYNKRHFKNADKFGLKILDPREFLVEIGVLS
- a CDS encoding indolepyruvate ferredoxin oxidoreductase; translation: MPKLNEDKEGIRVLMMGNEAIVRGALEAGVNVAAGYPGTPSSEIIENLSKVAQERHLYVEWSTNEKISLEVAAAASFAGLRAICPMKQNGVNVASDFLLHLAGSGTRGGLVLVTCDDPGALSSANEGESRHFARMIEIPLLEPGDFQEAKDMTKWAFELSEELKNVVMLRSVTRMSHASGMVRLGKLPERMVKAEFKCRGPLLDQETGPVSSMPVVYHHTLQQEKLRRARELFEESPFNTYEGPEKPELLVITGSACTLYCREAIHLLGLKDRVGLLKLGTTWPLPPKFMKKYLALTEKILIVEEVIPFLEDSVKILAAEQAAEIGIKTFYGKNDGTIPMVGELNPDLVAAGLSKIMGAPYASMDGEYAKEAQEAAGALAPERDLTFCPGCPHRASFWSIHKALQLDNRKGFVCGDIGCYSLGARPAGFSTVKIAHAMGSGLGLACGFGKLEAFGMDQPTLTVCGDSTFFHAALPALVNAVHHEANTTLIILDNSGTAMTGFQPHPGLPINALGQAAPQIDIAKVCEAMGAKVVIRDPFELEETRATINALLEEEGIKVLILRQICALSPEKKGKKSHTMRIDESRCLGEECGCNRLCTRVFRCPGLIWDKEKKKSRIDEVICAGCGVCADICTSGAIRREEPVSV
- a CDS encoding indolepyruvate oxidoreductase subunit beta, whose translation is MKPLIQDPYNIILAGVGGQGNVMGSRILANMLSRKGYFLTIGETFGASQRGGSVMSHLRVSAASTLSTQIPKGKAHIVIALEPVEAIRIIAAYGNREVIVLTNTRPVHPVSVIAGESGYPEIETIQKTLEGLSSRVWLIEATEEALRLGNPILSNIIMIGAVSGLDILPLELEDFTAVIEETFPKKLLDVNRQAFQIGRDKVK